The stretch of DNA ATTCGGCACTTCGATGATGACCGTATACGTGACTACATTTTGCGTGAGAACAGGAGCGAGACGAACCTGCTTCACCGTTCCTTCGAATGTTTCATCGGGGTACGAATCAACTGTGAACGTAACCGATTGTCCTTCCTTAATCTGTCCGATGTCTGCTTCATCAACACTCGCCTCGACTTGCATGTGTGTCAAATCGTTGGCGATGGAAAAGAGTTTCGGCGCTTGCAAACTTGCCGCCACTGTTTGACCGACATCCACATCCCGTGAAATTACTACGCCATCAATCGGCGAAATAATTGTGGAATACCGGAGATTCACTCTTGCTCTGTCATGTGCGGCTTGTGCCTGCTTCATTTGTGCAAGCGCAGATTCATAGGTCGTTTGCACCGCATCCAACTCTGACTGCGAGACAAGATTCTTTTCGAACAATTCATTCGTTCGTTTCACCGTCCGTTTCGCCTCGTTCACCTGTGCCTGATTTCGTTCGACATTTGCTTCGGCTTCTTTCACCGATGCATTGAGAAATGTTGAATCTATCTGAGCAACGATTTGACCGGCACGAACAACATCGTTGAAGTCAACATAAATTTTGGAGAGAATGCCGGATACCTGACTCCCAACCTGTACCGTCTGCACCGGATTGATTGTGCCGGTCGCACGAACCTGTACAACGACATCGCCTCTGCCTATTTTTTCTGTTCGGTA from Ignavibacteriota bacterium encodes:
- a CDS encoding efflux RND transporter periplasmic adaptor subunit; translated protein: MKKVLLIILTILALGTGGYFYFKDGSNGETKYRTEKIGRGDVVVQVRATGTINPVQTVQVGSQVSGILSKIYVDFNDVVRAGQIVAQIDSTFLNASVKEAEANVERNQAQVNEAKRTVKRTNELFEKNLVSQSELDAVQTTYESALAQMKQAQAAHDRARVNLRYSTIISPIDGVVISRDVDVGQTVAASLQAPKLFSIANDLTHMQVEASVDEADIGQIKEGQSVTFTVDSYPDETFEGTVKQVRLAPVLTQNVVTYTVIIEVPNPDLKLRPGMTATVSVLIEKKEHVLRVPTLALRFQPPAEVLEKFDGEKPKNGMSNGNQGGERMAMGGGSERRGMMNGGMDGMKKMKSTRVWISTPSGELKPVKIKLGLNDNRFAEVLEGELKEGDEIVLGLSMPEMAAGGSQQSNPFAPRMPGGGGGRGMR